GGCTGGCTGTGATTGGTTGGATTTTTATCTATGTAATatttttgaactcaattatttcgttgcaaattaattttttatttttttatttttttcaccaaaattcatgatttttttttgtctataaatgaagacttggttcatttgatttggacacaggaaaaaaaattgattttttcacTATTAGTGTTAATtgtattattatctttctattagtgttaatcttgaagtattagtctttttttatgagaaatggATCCCAAAAGGTCATCAAGAATTGCAAGCAGATTTAGTGAAGCACATATGGACAAACATTGGAATGAGACGTGATTGAAGATGATTTGTATTGTACTAATTATTACGTTGTTTGTGTGTtgcattgcattttaaattatttgtatcgtactaattacgttgtttgtgtgttgcattgcattttaaattatttgtatcgtactaattacgttacctgtgtgttttattttaaattaagttaagatgatttgtatcatataaattatttaaataaattttgtttttattacaaaaaactaaaaaataaatcgtcaagtgttaattattttaatttatttttaatcgataattgtaattttatgtaataataaaaacaaaaatataaatttaaataagaatatgaaataaaagtggtggggtagagaaagtggtgggatagtgtgttgaatgaaaaaactattggagaGAATAAAAGTTGAATGAGTGTTGAATGAGTAGtggtagaaagagaaaatgatgtggagtgaaaaaAGTGGTGTTGAATGTTGAGACAGACCATCGTGGATGGTCTTAGGATGGGACTATGTATGTGTACACGTGTCCGGTTTTTATTGGGAACAGCAAAAACAGTACCTATAGTAATGTATCTaagggggtgtttgtttcaaggttaggAATAATATTCCTGGGAATATATGGGTTGGAATAAATATACCTATGTTTGTTACAAGGTTGACATGAAATTATTCCTGGATATGAAGTTTccttggaataaaataacttccaataacttctcttattcCCATGATTTTATTCCCAAGAAAATGGGTGGGAAAGAAAAGTTCTCATGAAAATGggaatacattttaaataacttccaataacttctcttttacCCACTTTTATCAATAATTCCTAGGAATGTAGTTAATATgaaccaaacatgttttttctAAAATACCTGGGAATAAAGTTCCCATTATTATTTCCTGAAAATATGATTCCTGGGAGTAAAATTAACAATCTTGAAACAAACGCCCCCTAAGAgtatccacaatggagcactccatttttgagtacttaaatggtcccacataaacacatcatcaatttattatttttttaataatagtacctaatgggtactcaacccctccaatgaagcatttcttaaaaagttctaaaatgggtcccatcaataactccacatcattaaaatttgaaatttaatttaaaataatattaccaaattaattttttttgaatatattaaataaagtgggtcccataaaaagaagagagagagttcttatattagaagtggtacctattaggtactaaaatatgttgtgctccaatgatagtacctaataagtaccatgagtacctaataggtacatGGTCTAAGTTTTGTCCATTACGCGTTGAATAGAATAACAACACCGTTGCAGCACTCTCCCACTACGCTTCAAAAGCCTAACTCTAACGGTTACTTCCGCTCTGTTTGGCAATGCAATGGAACTCGATCGagatcaacaacaacaacaacaatggaGAATCCGACTCACTTCAAAAGCCAAACGTTTCAGATTCAGATTCAGATTCGCAGCTGCAACAAACCCATCAACACTAACCATCTCCTTCTTTCGCTTCTCCATTCTTCTAAACCTTCCCAATTTCCTTTTCACAATCACTTCACACCCCACaaaacaaccaccaccacctaGTTTCATCACTTCTAAATTCAACAAATTCATCACTTTTAAATTCAAGAAATTCTTCAGCAAATTTCGACCCAGGAACAAACCCAACATTGCTGCTGCTAAAACAAAGACATCGACATCGTCAAATCTTTTCTTTCCAATTCAATGGAAGGACACAGTTCAAATTGGTAAGAAATATTCAGTGAGAATTGGGATGATGGTGTTTTTCGTTGCAATGGTTTATTAtctgttttattattttaattttcataattattaCTCCTATAATTATTGGGAATTCATGGGAAGGTCTATGTGGAATAAATTGGGTAGTAGTCTCAAATTGTTAAGAGGGTGATTGTTGtttctgtttattttttttaattttaatattatatgaaattttgaactattaattttttaattggtCTACCAACATATTTGtatgtttaaattttaattattagtgaTTCGGTTTCAATTGGCTTATTTGAACTGATATTGGCGGAAACGCTATTTGAGACTGTTTGAAAGTGTTTATAGAAATTGTTTCtcatgttcataagttgttttcggCTTATTTCTAATTTTCTATAAGCTCTCCATAATAACTTATGAAAAGATCTCTCAAGTAAGCTGCTTATCCAAAGAGAACTTAATTCAAACAATTGGACCTGAGCTACCAAGATTGATTTATAACTGAAACAATGAATTGGATTATTATCCATAAATTTAGTTGGCTGCAAATAAATGGATTGGAAGTTTGGAACATGTTAAGACTAATATACTGAATTCTTCTTGGATTTGTACCTCTAGAAAATGTTATAATCTACCAATAATCTACCATGGAATTCCTGAATCATTTCATCACACATTGTTTTGAAATTCTGTTAATCAATCACCATGTGTCTCATCAACACTCTACTCCAAGGGAGAGGCAGGCTTGATAGTGGGAATGCTTgaacaaataaatgaaaaacTAAAGCATTTGTTTTCTTTGACATGTAAACATTTGCAAATTTAACTCCTCTATTTCCATGTTATGATTCTGGTAATCTGATTTTATCTATGTCAATAGCACATAACTGAACTCATAGGAGGAATATATTTGATTGGAGAGCGGACCTTCTGTTGGGAGGAAACCACAAATGCAACGGAAACTATTCAATAATGCAATCTCTCCCAAATACCAAATGCAACGAAAACTAACAAAACACGCAAAACAATACAACACAATTTTAGCGTGGAAAAACCTCTATTAACTAGGAGTAAAAACCACAGGACCCTTAGGCCAATCAATGTTCTCTCTAACACTGGTTAGAGGCGTACATAAACATCATCAAGATCTACGATCAATCTTTGGAATACAACAAGAATCAAGAGAGACAAACAACCCAAAAACACCAGGATTTTCATACCTCATAAATGGATTCATCAGGCAGACTTAGAAAGCTCCAAATCCAAATCACACCATTTAGAATGTACTCCTATGAGTGACGAACACTATATCAAAGTTTTAGGACGATCCAACGGTTGAATTGTGAGAAAACTCCGATTTAGTGAGACTGTTATGTGCTAAAAAATACAGCTACGAGGATTGATGTGGTTATATCTTTCactcttcttttcttttgttgtttctcGTACAATATTAACTATATTCCTCTTTGTTGGATAATAACAAAGGCATACACACATGAGTCACTAACCCACATTCATTTGGGTCACTCCAAATAGAAGGGATAGCCCAATAAACTCCTCCGACCGACTATTTGAAGGGCAACACTAATCTAGCTTCCATAGGACAAAACTCAAACTTTCCGCTAGAAAACACCTTCGTCACATATCCGAACCATTGTCATCGGTGTGAATCTTTTCAAGCTCCATCAACTTGGAATCTAATACATCACGAATCCAATGATAACAAACATCAATATGCTTCAAcctcaagtgaaaagaaaaattcttCGATAAGTAAATGACACTTTGATTATCACAAATTTTTGAAGTTGAAATTGAAGTTTTTAATGAATCTTCTTGTAATATCATGATTGTTCCATATCATCAAGGATAGAAAATctaccttaaaggtgaataagtggagtgtctgagATTTGAGCATTATCTCCTgtacatatagtgcgatgtcctgccaactgagttaagttcacaGAGATTTATTTGGGCGAGTTTTATTATCCCCTATAATACTGTTTTTTGCAGTTTATAGTCTTTAATCACACATTGTACATTTTGTTGACGTGGCAGGCTTACatgtcaattattatttatttatatttattttttaatccaCATGGATGAAAAGGAGATGTTTGTtcattgttttcttttctccaTGCTTCTTCGAACCAGCACATACCCACAGCAGATGGAATCAGAGGGAAATACCCTTCATCCATTTCTTGTTCCTTTTGCTTTCTAATCGAACCATACGTGCTTCCTTTTCCTTCTTTCTCCTCTCTTACTTCTTAATCATTTGaggaatttgaaaaaattagggttctcAATCTAATGGATATATCCAACTCAAAGCTGCTGCCTCCGGCAACCATTCCCGACGATCTCATTGCCAAAATCCTATTGCTTCTTAGCTTCAAAACCATCGTGCAACTCAAATGCGTAAGCAAATCATGGAACACTCTCATCTCAGATCCAACCTTTGTCCAAAAACACCTTAACAAATCCTCACAAAAACCACACCTCATACTCACACCACCAACTAGGCAATACCCTATGAGTAGTATCAAATCATTCCCCGTGAGTCGTTTACTCGAGACTCCGCCGATCACTGTTTCCGGTGACAGTTGTCATGGTTCAATGAACTACTGTAAGGTTGTTGGTTCTTGCAATGGATTGCTCTGCTTGCTTTTTCAATCTCGCTGTAAGACAAACAAAGGTTTGTTTCGGAAATTCTCATTTTGTTTATGGAACCCTGCCATGAGAACAATGTCTCAAAAATTAGGGACATTTTACGACCCTAATCCTTTATGTGACTCTAAATCTCCTATTTTCACTTACGATCTCACTTACAAGTTTGCTTTTGGATGTGATATTTCAACTGGAGATTACAAGGTGGTTGCCCTGCGTAAGGCGGCGGTTATTGGTGAAGGAAATGATGGATGGAAAAGTCAGGTTAGAGTGTACaatttttgtgttaatttttgGAGAAATGTTCCGAAATGCCCTTTGACTCCTCTTTGTCTAATGGTCTATAACAATGATCGAACTAGTAATGGTCTGTATTTCTATGGTACTGTTAACTGGTTGGCTCTTTCCAATCACATATGGCCATGGTTTTATGAAGATAATGTTTGGAAGTGTGTTGCTAATGCTAAGCAATTTATGATTGTTTCACTTGATCTTTCGACTGAGACATACACACAGATTTCGCCGCCTCTAGGTTTTGATGAGGTGCCACGCTTTAGTCCAAACCTTCATGTTATGATGGATTGCCTTTGCTTTTCGCATGATTTCAAGGGAATCGAATTTGTTATATGGCAGATGAAAGAGTTTGGAGTTCAGGAGTCTTGGACTCGGTTATTTAGAATTGACTACTTCAGAATTTATCATGACTTGGATTTCAATGGATGCAGTCAATTTGGTACTCCGTTGCTCCCATTGTACCTTTCTAAGAATGGAGATACACTGATATTGGCAAATTATGAAGATGACCGAGCAATTATCTATAATCGGAGAGATCAAAGAGTAGAGATAGAGAGAATTAGAATTTCCAACAAACTATTTTGGTTTTCTGCCATGGATTACGTTGAAAGCTTGGTTTCACCTCCTTGGAAGTAAGTCCTCTTCTACCATTCACAATTGTTTGAATCCACGGTAGTccatgtactccctccggtcctatatataagaaaaaaattatttttttagattcattgtacaTCAATTCTAGACATATTATTGTAGAATTGATGTATCTATACtaatggatatttttttaattataggTCTGCAACCCCGACTCCAAGCACATCCTTTCCACATGACAGTATGGTAGGAAAGTCTATCCTAATAGAGGATGATAGTGAAATTGGAGACACAGTTGAAGATAGTAGTGAGGAAGACGAAGGGTCTTTCTTATATTTGGATGAACTAAGTTACAGTGAGTCCGAGGATGAACTAAGCAAGTGACAGTGAGTCTGATGTTGATGGATGTACTATGTAGTCTGACTAtcttgtaattttgttttatttttcttgcatGCCGAATTTGAggttttattataattatttaggcctttcaaaaacaaaagattaTGTAGTTTTTATCTTAGTTGCTGCTCACATTGTGttgattttcttcattttctttcacCTTTTCCTCTGTTTTAGTTTTTTGGAGTGTTTGACTGTGGGATTGGCATTTTATATTGTTGGGTATTTGTCACTCTCATAcctttattttattaacaatGGCATACCTTTTAGAAACATTGTTTCTTCCTTTTGTAGTTACTGTACTACACACATTATTGTTAAGTATTTTTCCTGTTTTGGAAACACACTGTAGTTactgcgtaaaaaaaaaatttctatacGGATTAAGTTATAATGCGTGACTGCAGTGTGTGGATCGTGTATTCTGTTTAATAAGAGCTAGAGGTTGTATACTTGAACTAGACAAAAAATTAAGGATCATCATAGTAATATtccattcttttattttatattttaagtttactGTTCTCTGTTCAATTATATTGTCAGAAGTTTTCtttaacaattttaaatttgggACTTACCTGCTTGTTTGAAGTAGTTTTTATTAGAAATTGAGATCTAAAATATCCAGTTTCTGCCTTTATGCACTCAATCTCAAAACAAGGTTCTCATCAAATAAGTTGATATTGTGATTCATAGAtgttcaaattattttatagtatatataccactcaCTAGCTTTTTCTGCTGCCTTTTTTCGCCATTGCTTCTGTTTGACTTTGAAGATATTATTGATCTTAGTTGCTGCTCACATTGTGCagattttcttcatcttctttcctATTTCCCtctaaaacttttattttataaacattgattTACCATCTTTTGGAAACAtagtttcttctttttgtaAGTATTTTGAACTACACATCATAGTtactgctttttttttttttttttttacaaaaaaaaaacattatttcttTAAGCATTAAGTTATATTTGTCTGTAATGTGTGGGATTGTGTTCTGTTTAGTAAGAGCTACTAGAGTTTGTATACttgaactagaaaaaaaaaaagaaaaatactaacaACTTAACAAGTGCCCTAATCAGACAAATATGTTAGTTCTGTTGTTGCTTTATAGATTATGGCATCTGGAATTTACCTATTCTAGAGACTTTAGTTGGTTCTTATATCAGCAAATATGTTAAAGGGGAATTCCAATTTCTTTGTTGGCTTCTTTTCTCTTAATATGTTGGACTATTAGTCAAATTTTAAACTAGTTTGCAATTGAAAACTGAATGgcataattatattttgttggCTTATCCTCCTAAGCTCTTACTTTCAAAGTTGTCCACAAGTGGATTGGAACATgtttaaactaaattattgcATTCTGCTTGGACTTGTACCTTTAGAAAGTGTGACAATCTGCCATGTTTCATCAACTCAAATTTGGTTTAAgcaaatttgatttgattagcTGCATGAATTTACTAAGCAGGAGGAAAGGAAATGAGAAAAGGCACGAGGCTTGATATCACTCGAGACACAGTTGGTGATAGTAGTGATGAAGAAGAAGGGTCTTTGTTATATTTCGATGAACTAAGTGACAGTGAGTCTGAGGATGAACTATGTGACTGTGAATCTGAGGTTGAACTAAGTACTGGCTTTGTTTATGGAACCCTGTCATGTGAACGTTATCTAAAAAATTAGGGACTTTTCAATCCTATGtcattttattaaatttcaCTTTTGGTTGTGATATTTCAACGGGAACTTACAAGGTCGTGACTCTTCGGCAGATACTGGTTGATATCGAGAATAATGTTTTATGGAGAATTTAGGTTGTAGTTTTCAGTTCAGATGATAATTGTTGGAGAAATATTCAAAGTTGCCTTTTGATTCCTGTTTGCTTAATGAAGTTTTACCCTAATAAAATTAATCAAGGTGTGCATTTGAAGGGTACTGCTAACTGGTTGGCTCTTCCCAATTACATCAAATCTCATCAAATCAAGGGACACATACACAGTTTTTGCTGCCTCCGGGCATCGATGAGGTGCCACGCTTTCATTCAACTCTTCAAGTTATGATGGACAGCCTTTGCTTTTCGCATGATTTCAAGGGGACTCAGTTTGTTATATGGCAGATGAAGGAATTTGGAGTTCAAGAGTCTTGGACTCAATCTTAAAATGCACTACATGTCATTCCTTCATGACTTGGCTTTGCTTCCACACATTGAATTTTGCACTGAATTGTTTCCATTCTACCTCTCTAAGAAAGGAGATAAACTGATGTTGTGAAATTGTCACGGTAATAGAGCAATTATTTATAATCGGAGAGACATGTAGAAAGAATTAGAATTTCCAACGAACTTTGTTGGTTTTCTGCCACGCATTATATTATTACGTTGAAAGCTTGGTTTTGACTTGTTGGAATTGGAAGTAAGTTCTCTTCTATAGTTTACAGCCATTTACCATTGTTTCAATCTATGGTAATTCATGTATGTTGTTTTAAAATCTTTATCATGTAATGATAACATGTGCATATTTCATATCATGCCTTAGGTTGATTGTACAAGAAAGTTATGATATTTGTATACCTGATGATAATGATATTGCAATAAGAACTATTATTTAATGACAGGACCCATTATAGTCTTTTGTACAGGCTTGAATTCATGGCATCATGGTTGACGCTAATCAATTTCTTTGTTTGCTGATGGATATGGCTGCATTGTTAACAATTATCACTATgcaatcatttttttctttttgtgtttttattgtAAGTTTTGTTTTGTCACTTCTGTCTAatggatatatttttgaattataGGTCTGCAACCCCGACACCAAGCACAATCTCTGTATACGACAGTCTGGTAGGAAAGTTTATCCTAATAAAGGATACTAGTGTAATTGGAGAAATGGTTGGAGATTGTAGTGAGGAAAAGGAAGAACCTTTGATATCAAAGGAATTGGATTCGTCTGATCTAAGTGACAGTGATTCTGAGGATGATTGATGGGACAATTTGTTACATTAAGATTATGTAGTATGATCAGAGCATAGAAAGTGGAACATAGTAAGCTTGAACTTTCCACGGCTAGCTATAGTTTTTTCTCATTTTGATTTATGACTTGGATCTTTAGTTATATGTTGAAgttcatatatgatatatatctCCTTATGCAAATACTtgtttacttttctttttcttttgaaaagaGTTGCTTACTTGTTTGACTCAAACTGTTAGAATCTGCCAATAATCTATTTCAACTTTTGGTTTAAGCAAATTTGATTTGCTTCATGAATGTGCTACAGAGGAGGAAAGGAAGTGAAAAAGACACACTAACAAAC
This genomic interval from Trifolium pratense cultivar HEN17-A07 linkage group LG6, ARS_RC_1.1, whole genome shotgun sequence contains the following:
- the LOC123888441 gene encoding F-box/kelch-repeat protein At3g23880-like; this encodes MDISNSKLLPPATIPDDLIAKILLLLSFKTIVQLKCVSKSWNTLISDPTFVQKHLNKSSQKPHLILTPPTRQYPMSSIKSFPVSRLLETPPITVSGDSCHGSMNYCKVVGSCNGLLCLLFQSRCKTNKGLFRKFSFCLWNPAMRTMSQKLGTFYDPNPLCDSKSPIFTYDLTYKFAFGCDISTGDYKVVALRKAAVIGEGNDGWKSQVRVYNFCVNFWRNVPKCPLTPLCLMVYNNDRTSNGLYFYGTVNWLALSNHIWPWFYEDNVWKCVANAKQFMIVSLDLSTETYTQISPPLGFDEVPRFSPNLHVMMDCLCFSHDFKGIEFVIWQMKEFGVQESWTRLFRIDYFRIYHDLDFNGCSQFGTPLLPLYLSKNGDTLILANYEDDRAIIYNRRDQRVEIERIRISNKLFWFSAMDYVESLVSPPWKSATPTPSTSFPHDSMVGKSILIEDDSEIGDTVEDSSEEDEGSFLYLDELSYSESEDELSK